One segment of Alnus glutinosa chromosome 2, dhAlnGlut1.1, whole genome shotgun sequence DNA contains the following:
- the LOC133860134 gene encoding PR5-like receptor kinase has product MVCCKTGAKSFQIIDKEFIKKFRSEAPKQYTYSDVKKLTNSFKEKVGQGGYGVVYKGKLPDGRMVAVKILSASKGNGEEFINEVASISRTSHVNIVTLLGFCYERTKRALIYEFMPYGSLDKFIYDKGPPITNHHLDSNTMFRIAVGIARGLEYLHRGCNTRILHFDIKPHNILLDEDLCPKISDFGLAKLCKTKESIV; this is encoded by the coding sequence ATGGTCTGCTGTAAAACTGGTGCAAAAAGCTTTCAAATCATTGATAAGGAATTCATAAAGAAGTTCAGATCAGAAGCACCAAAGCAATATACTTATTCAGATGTGAAGAAATTGACCAACTCATTCAAAGAAAAAGTAGGACAAGGAGGATATGGTGTTGTATACAAAGGGAAGCTACCTGATGGGCGTATGGTGGCAGTGAAAATCCTGAGCGCATCTAAAGGTAATGGAGAAGAATTTATCAATGAAGTGGCTAGCATTAGTAGAACATCCCATGTTAATATAGTCACTCTTCTAGGTTTCTGCTATGAGAGGACTAAAAGAGCCCTAATCTATGAATTCATGCCTTATGGATCTCTTGATAAGTTCATATATGATAAAGGACCTCCAATTACAAATCATCACTTGGACAGCAACACCATGTTCCGAATTGCGGTTGGCATTGCTCGAGGACTAGAATATTTGCACCGTGGATGTAACACAAGGATCCTACATTTTGACATAAAACCACATAATATACTTTTGGATGAGGATTTGTGCCCAAAAATCTCTGATTTTGGCCTTGCTAAACTatgcaaaacaaaagagagtatTGTGTAA